One segment of Phragmites australis chromosome 13, lpPhrAust1.1, whole genome shotgun sequence DNA contains the following:
- the LOC133888742 gene encoding cyclin-dependent kinase G-2, whose amino-acid sequence MAAGRHGGHRDYEARERELDAEASRRSKEHPHHHLGGRYRDADRRRDGGRSRGGREFSNGHGRRRSPPPRSRLPGRLVDREPGEVLSGSASDDSGGRSHRARENGVSNSSREGEMAAAATAGAAVASLSKKRKFSPIIWDRDSPKPPHSDAARGNKVVESVPAELPPPPPLPPQDHIPVRLSVEKSPMDAEPTVGIESAEQLQEHEESRVMEEEEDYPTMRNISTSRWAGTNDDEEDGAGPTKKKSASPADSAELGLRKKAASPELGEVVVSDISGGRTMSRSSDSGRMGNDEHEDFEVDKDDYMDVDREKASDSDAENHTSDTDSENDARRPESPEPVKPPHRCINMLQGCRSVDEFERLNKINEGTYGVVYRAKDNKTGEIVALKKVKMEKEREGFPLTSLREINILLSFHHPSIVDVKEVVVGCSLDSIFMVMEYMEHDLKGVMETMKQPYTQSEVKCLMLQLLEGVKYLHDNWVLHRDLKTSNLLLNNRGELKICDFGLSRQYGSPLKPYTQLVVTLWYRAPELLLGTKEYSTAIDMWSVGCIMAELLAKEPLFNGKTEFEQLDKIFRTLGTPNEKIWPGYAKLPGVKVNFVKQPYNRLRDKFPAASFSGRPILSEAGFDLLNRLLTYDPDKRISADDALKHKWFSEVPLPKSKDFMPTFPALNELDRRTKRFMKSPDPLEEQRLKELQGNIGNRGLFG is encoded by the exons ATGGCCGCTGGGCGCCACGGAGGGCACAGGGACTACGAGGCGAGGGAGCGGGAGCTCGACGCGGAGGCCTCCAGGAGGAGCAAGGAGCACCCGCACCACCACCTCGGCGGCCGCTACCGCGACGCCGACCGCCGCCGCGACGGCGGGCGCAGCAGGGGCGGCAGGGAGTTCTCCAACGGCCACGGCCGCCGACGCTCGCCGCCACCCAGGAGCCGCCTCCCTGGGAGGCTTGTGGACCGGGAGCCCGGAGAGGTGCTGAGCGGCAGCGCGTCTGATGACTCCGGTGGGAGGTCGCATAGAGCCAGGGAGAATGGCGTGTCCAATTCTAGCAGGGAGGGCGAGATGGCGGCAGCTGCCACGGCGGGCGCAGCTGTTGCGTCACTGAGCAAGAAGAGGAAATTCTCGCCGATAATTTGGGACAGGGATAGCCCAAAGCCGCCACATTCTGATGCAGCTAGGGGCAATAAAGTGGTAGAATCTGTGCCTGCTGAGCTTCCTCCGCCTCCCCCGCTGCCTCCGCAAGATCACATCCCTGTGAGGTTGTCTGTGGAGAAGTCGCCTATGGATGCGGAGCCTACTGTTGGTATAGAGAGTGCTGAGCAGTTGCAGGAGCATGAGGAGAGTCGGgtgatggaggaggaagaggactaCCCAACAATGAGGAACATATCAACTTCAAGATGGGCGGGTACtaatgatgatgaggaagatggggCAGGACCAACGAAGAAGAAAAGTGCATCACCTGCAGACTCCGCTGAGTTGGGGCTGAGAAAAAAGGCTGCTAGCCCAGAACTTGGTGAGGTTGTCGTCAGTGATATCTCTGGAGGGAGGACCATGTCTAGGTCATCTGACTCAGGGAGAATGggtaatgatgagcatgaagaTTTTGAAGTAGATAAAGATGACTATATGGATGTCGACAGGGAGAAGGCTAGTGACAGTGATGCGGAAAATCATACGTCAGATACTGACTCAGAGAATGATGCGCGCAGACCTGAAAGTCCTGAACCAGTGAAGCCACCACACAGGTGTATCAATATGCTTCAAGGTTGCAGAAGTGTTGATGAGTTTGAGAGGCTCAACAAGATTAATGAGGGCACATATGGTGTTGTATACAGAGCGAAGGATAATAAGACAGGTGAGATTGTTGCATTGAAGAAGGTAAAAATGGAGAAGGAGCGAGAAGGTTTCCCATTAACCTCCCTTAGAGAAATAAACATCCTTTTGTCTTTCCACCATCCTTCAATTGTTGATGTCAAGGAAGTAGTAGTTGGATGTAGTCTAGATAGTATTTTTATGGTGATGGAATACATGGAACATGATCTCAAGGGTGTTATGGAGACAATGAAACAACCATATACCCAAAGTGAGGTCAAATGTTTGATGCTTCAGCTGTTAGAGGGTGTAAAGTATCTGCATGACAATTGGGTGCTACATAG GGATCTGAAGACCTCAAATCTTTTGCTGAATAACCGCGGTGAGTTGAAAATATGTGATTTTGGACTGTCTCGTCAATATGGGAGCCCACTAAAACCTTATACTCAACTGGTTGTGACTTTGTGGTACAG GGCCCCAGAACTATTGTTAGGAACAAAGGAGTATTCTACTGCTATTGATATGTGGTCCGTGGGCTGCATTATGGCAGAGCTTCTTGCCAAAGAACCATTATTCAATGGGAAAACAGAGTTTGAACAGCTAGATAAG ATATTTAGAACACTTGGTACACCTAATGAGAAGATTTGGCCTGGCTATGCCAAATTACCAGGTGTCAAAGTCAATTTTGTCAAACAACC GTATAACAGGCTAAGGGATAAGTTCCCAGCTGCATCTTTTTCTGGGCGACCAATCCTGTCTGAAGCTGGTTTTGATCTGTTGAACAGACTGCTAACTTATGATCCTGATAAG CGTATATCAGCAGATGATGCTCTGAAGCACAAATGGTTCTCTGAAGTTCCTCTACCTAAATCCAAGGACTTCATGCCAACATTCCCTGCTCTTAACGAACTGGACAG GCGTACCAAACGGTTTATGAAGA